One region of Metallosphaera sedula DSM 5348 genomic DNA includes:
- the speD gene encoding adenosylmethionine decarboxylase encodes MSEQVTFQSHEDRIVGKHVFGNLYDIDPEDLNNEQLLKDLVLKAVEIAHMNLVEAKSWSFGGKKGGVSVIALIEESHIALHTWNEYNYATLDVYTCGEDSDPQAAFKFIVEALKPRRYQVFFADRSSS; translated from the coding sequence ATGTCTGAACAGGTCACGTTCCAATCCCACGAAGACAGAATAGTAGGGAAACATGTTTTCGGAAACCTATACGACATTGACCCGGAAGACCTGAACAACGAGCAACTCCTCAAGGATCTAGTTCTGAAGGCAGTTGAGATCGCTCACATGAACCTGGTCGAGGCTAAGTCCTGGAGCTTCGGTGGAAAGAAGGGCGGAGTCTCGGTCATAGCCCTAATTGAGGAGAGCCACATCGCACTTCATACATGGAACGAATATAACTACGCTACCCTAGACGTTTACACCTGCGGAGAGGACAGCGACCCCCAGGCTGCTTTCAAGTTCATCGTTGAGGCCCTAAAGCCTAGGCGGTACCAAGTCTTCTTCGCAGATAGAAGCTCCAGTTAA